Proteins from one Deinococcus sp. AB2017081 genomic window:
- a CDS encoding major capsid protein has protein sequence MALTLVEAAKLMQDDVQAGVIFNTYLANPLVGLLPFENIPGSAYVYTRAPGVGTVSNTRAINADYTEETVGFTRLTASLGRLGGKAQVDNFLQVTGSDINDQLAAQIAAKSKYTGIAFQNQFFNGDVATDANGFDGLKKLLTGTSQETLDALTMITLADIDSLLLSLDSDASALFMNDKTLLKINALAKGSGMLAFNSIETVGTRISTYGGVPIYRAGKLGTNASILADGEVYAVRFGVDGVHGIQASTPEAKLISPDQNASAPVWTARIDWYAGIAQKALQSAARVTKKIV, from the coding sequence ATGGCACTAACACTCGTAGAAGCAGCAAAACTCATGCAAGATGATGTACAGGCAGGAGTTATTTTCAATACATACCTTGCTAACCCACTGGTAGGACTTCTCCCCTTTGAGAACATCCCAGGTTCAGCATACGTCTACACCAGGGCACCGGGCGTAGGCACCGTCTCCAACACCCGTGCTATCAACGCAGACTACACAGAAGAGACCGTAGGCTTCACAAGGCTTACCGCCTCCCTCGGCAGACTCGGTGGTAAGGCACAGGTTGACAACTTCCTACAGGTCACTGGTTCAGACATCAATGACCAGCTTGCAGCGCAGATTGCAGCTAAGTCTAAATACACTGGTATTGCCTTCCAGAACCAGTTCTTCAATGGAGATGTAGCGACAGACGCTAACGGTTTTGACGGCCTTAAGAAGCTGCTTACTGGTACTTCACAGGAAACTCTAGACGCACTTACCATGATTACCCTTGCAGACATTGACTCCCTGCTTCTTTCCCTTGACTCAGACGCTTCTGCACTGTTCATGAACGATAAGACCCTTCTTAAAATCAACGCACTTGCTAAGGGTTCTGGAATGCTTGCCTTCAACTCTATTGAGACTGTCGGCACAAGGATTTCTACCTACGGTGGAGTTCCTATCTACAGGGCAGGTAAGCTAGGAACCAACGCTTCCATCCTCGCAGACGGAGAAGTCTACGCTGTCAGATTTGGTGTTGACGGAGTTCACGGTATCCAGGCATCTACCCCTGAGGCTAAGCTAATCAGCCCTGACCAGAACGCTTCTGCACCTGTTTGGACAGCAAGAATTGATTGGTACGCTGGTATTGCACAGAAGGCACTACAGTCTGCTGCAAGAGTTACCAAGAAGATTGTTTAA
- a CDS encoding HK97 gp10 family phage protein, producing the protein MFDQKIIQQLRGAIEKAIEETAVAVQEGARELVPVDTGNLQQSIQIEKIGEFEVRVSANTEYALNVHEGHATKNGGFIQGTPYLLKPLQDEEKNLAQRVKNNL; encoded by the coding sequence ATGTTTGACCAAAAGATAATTCAACAGCTAAGAGGCGCTATTGAGAAGGCGATTGAAGAGACTGCCGTTGCCGTTCAGGAAGGGGCAAGAGAATTAGTCCCTGTGGACACTGGCAACCTACAGCAGTCCATTCAGATTGAGAAGATTGGAGAGTTTGAGGTCAGAGTGTCGGCAAATACGGAGTATGCCTTGAACGTCCATGAGGGTCACGCCACCAAGAACGGAGGCTTTATCCAAGGAACGCCATACCTCCTCAAACCGTTACAGGATGAGGAGAAGAATCTAGCGCAGAGGGTGAAAAACAATCTATGA
- a CDS encoding glycoside hydrolase family 19 protein yields MKLNKAAETFQITTPLRVLHWLAQIGHESSFKPQEENLNYSAKRLFEVFPSKFPNIAAAQVYAYKPQAIGSRVYADKLGNGSELSGEGYLYRGRGYLQLTGKSNYTKYGKLIGFELHTHPDLCLQHGISALVAGAYFQHNNILQYADKDDIATVTRLVNGRAMLGLSDRIRRLAAGKKYL; encoded by the coding sequence ATGAAGCTGAACAAGGCAGCAGAGACCTTCCAGATAACTACTCCTCTGAGAGTCCTGCACTGGCTAGCGCAAATCGGCCATGAGTCTAGTTTTAAGCCTCAAGAAGAAAACCTCAATTACTCTGCCAAAAGATTGTTTGAAGTCTTCCCCTCTAAGTTTCCCAACATAGCAGCAGCCCAGGTCTACGCCTACAAGCCCCAGGCAATCGGCAGCAGGGTTTATGCCGACAAGCTAGGGAACGGTTCTGAACTCTCAGGAGAAGGCTACCTGTACAGAGGTAGGGGCTACCTGCAATTGACGGGAAAAAGTAATTACACCAAGTATGGGAAACTAATTGGGTTTGAGTTACACACTCATCCTGACCTCTGCCTACAGCATGGTATCAGCGCATTAGTAGCAGGGGCTTATTTCCAGCACAACAATATATTGCAGTACGCAGATAAAGACGATATTGCCACAGTGACTAGATTAGTCAATGGACGTGCAATGCTTGGCCTCTCAGACAGAATAAGAAGGCTGGCAGCAGGTAAGAAGTATTTATAA
- a CDS encoding beta strand repeat-containing protein, whose protein sequence is MSDSITTPITPSSVGIKTITQSTRLNVVDYSSGSTTFTDLTNYYTKADANLLLAGKANVSHTHSFSSLSDLPNTLAGYGITDAAAVGHTHTFASLTSKPTTLSGYGITDGQALALGGGTAKTDAFLSSILARTGKPLYGDPDFATTNNGIVAYNNLGNGAVVITRDVDATAPNKSKNVLTITKNASTASPGLGGFWQGVVPQANQVYAMVLIANIPVGYSLFGSGNPTGTGATDTWITSTAGTGKWRTYVRMMYAGEGGTFSSTGHVYLSGGTSTDAFVWKLAYANVFHLGQDAGSNIEDYQVKSVGFSKLTSLPTTLAGHGITDAYTRVQAQSRGMNLLTNGFGTTGDNTNFSQFTFNAAEVYSGGGSFTTAVLNAVHTQDEFVPVDPAKYYRFTFAAKTLNLVTGNNYAYGTSTSYDVDLNSILPIHYTFDNDTYTTLAAPLKPGDTTITLTSAAAWDTQATAANNYIKIHSFKNTKGYYWPAKSYSRNVGGLGQYTAANVNLSTNVVTLTTPWTIANPDDVNGWPVGTPIGTCYSASSYQYFTNVGNTPIPTTWTTYSGVIGGTFTNTGQVVSVNFPTGTAFIKLGFLANRTSTGVGGTAGNVTAFSAMHFSENTIQNYTGGLTPSPTNTINLNGAGFTFTNGILTSFAGTITGLTDSQITSVGWSKILSKPTTLSGFGITDAYTKTEVDSALSGKASTTHSHDFSTLTNKPTTLAGYGITDGGSGSGSGDMAKATYDTNNSGVVDDSEKLAGIAATSYARIDLTNTFTKYQRIPYDSAQDTNLLMLSRPSPTSGQSVNGFDFKDAAGNTFTGGLYQIYSTSSFYETRLYGKGNVVIHTNDGGGTVNGTVRFVTTNSSGTNATWIVDNTKITAPDNSTVLTTKTQDRLGRFYTSNEFVSSVSTNEWVQYASGTGVSISQSNITGLNNAVGTVRFVTGTTPTGRVAIANPVPIIRFNQGTTNLRAILSLATLSNTTETYVIRVGYIDSVTGDSTYGAYFRYTDGVNSGKWQAVIRNNSVETVIDTGVLASTGVLRKFEINTTAAGVITFKIDNATVGTNSTSLAITAGSETGYGVAVTKTVGSSSVSVTDVDFMDVEYLFASSR, encoded by the coding sequence ATGAGTGATTCAATTACTACCCCAATTACACCTAGTAGTGTGGGGATTAAAACCATAACACAGTCAACACGCCTTAACGTTGTTGACTACTCTTCTGGTTCTACTACATTCACTGACTTAACAAATTACTACACCAAGGCAGATGCAAACCTGTTGCTAGCTGGAAAGGCAAATGTCTCCCATACCCATAGCTTCTCTAGCCTGAGTGACCTCCCAAACACCCTGGCTGGGTACGGCATTACGGATGCCGCAGCAGTCGGCCATACACACACCTTCGCAAGCCTCACCAGCAAACCAACCACCTTGTCTGGGTACGGCATCACAGACGGGCAAGCCCTGGCGTTGGGAGGCGGTACAGCCAAGACAGACGCCTTCCTCTCCTCCATCCTCGCCAGGACGGGCAAGCCCCTCTACGGAGACCCAGACTTTGCCACCACCAATAACGGCATTGTCGCCTACAACAACCTCGGCAATGGCGCTGTTGTCATCACCAGGGATGTAGACGCAACAGCCCCCAACAAGTCTAAGAACGTTCTGACCATCACTAAGAACGCTTCTACTGCTTCTCCTGGCTTAGGTGGCTTCTGGCAGGGTGTGGTGCCTCAAGCGAACCAAGTCTATGCAATGGTTCTTATCGCCAACATTCCCGTTGGCTACTCCCTGTTTGGTTCAGGCAACCCTACCGGCACGGGCGCTACAGACACATGGATTACCTCTACTGCCGGGACTGGGAAGTGGAGGACTTACGTCAGGATGATGTATGCCGGGGAAGGCGGTACCTTCTCCAGCACTGGTCATGTCTACTTGTCTGGAGGCACGTCCACTGACGCCTTTGTCTGGAAGCTGGCTTATGCAAACGTCTTCCACCTAGGCCAGGATGCAGGGTCAAATATTGAAGACTATCAGGTGAAGTCAGTTGGGTTTTCTAAGCTGACCTCTCTGCCGACCACCCTTGCTGGTCACGGCATCACTGATGCGTATACCAGGGTGCAGGCACAGTCCAGAGGAATGAACCTGCTGACCAACGGGTTTGGCACGACAGGCGACAACACCAACTTCTCTCAATTCACCTTCAATGCTGCTGAGGTGTACTCCGGGGGAGGGTCATTCACTACTGCTGTTCTGAACGCCGTCCACACTCAGGATGAGTTTGTTCCTGTAGACCCAGCTAAATACTATAGGTTTACCTTTGCGGCAAAAACACTGAACCTAGTGACGGGCAATAACTACGCCTACGGGACATCTACCTCTTACGATGTAGACCTCAACTCAATCCTTCCGATTCACTACACCTTTGACAATGATACCTACACCACCCTTGCTGCCCCTTTAAAGCCAGGGGATACAACCATTACGCTTACCTCTGCGGCTGCTTGGGATACGCAAGCGACAGCAGCGAATAACTACATCAAAATCCACAGCTTCAAAAACACCAAGGGGTATTACTGGCCTGCGAAAAGCTACAGCAGGAATGTTGGAGGTCTAGGACAATATACGGCAGCTAACGTCAACCTCTCCACAAACGTTGTGACTCTGACAACGCCTTGGACAATTGCCAACCCAGATGATGTGAACGGGTGGCCTGTCGGTACCCCAATCGGCACATGTTACTCAGCGTCTAGCTACCAATACTTTACAAACGTTGGCAACACTCCTATTCCTACTACTTGGACTACGTATAGCGGAGTCATCGGAGGCACTTTTACCAACACTGGTCAAGTCGTGTCCGTTAACTTCCCAACGGGAACTGCTTTCATCAAGCTAGGATTCCTGGCAAACCGTACCTCTACAGGAGTTGGAGGAACAGCAGGGAACGTGACTGCCTTCTCTGCAATGCACTTCTCAGAGAATACGATTCAGAACTACACAGGTGGATTGACTCCTTCTCCAACCAACACCATTAACCTGAACGGTGCTGGGTTCACTTTCACCAACGGGATATTGACCTCTTTTGCTGGAACGATTACGGGGCTGACGGATTCACAAATTACCTCTGTTGGCTGGTCAAAAATCCTTAGCAAGCCAACTACGCTAAGTGGATTTGGCATTACTGACGCCTACACCAAGACAGAGGTTGACTCTGCGCTGTCTGGTAAAGCAAGCACTACCCATTCACATGATTTCTCCACTCTGACCAATAAGCCTACAACTCTTGCAGGATATGGAATCACAGACGGAGGAAGCGGTAGCGGTTCAGGTGATATGGCTAAGGCAACTTATGACACCAATAACTCAGGTGTCGTGGATGACTCGGAGAAGCTGGCTGGTATCGCTGCAACAAGCTATGCCCGTATTGACCTAACCAACACATTTACCAAGTATCAGAGAATCCCGTATGACTCTGCACAAGACACCAACCTCCTGATGTTAAGCAGACCTAGCCCTACATCAGGCCAGTCAGTGAACGGCTTTGACTTCAAGGATGCAGCAGGCAACACCTTTACAGGAGGGTTGTACCAGATTTACAGCACTTCTTCATTCTATGAAACTAGGTTGTACGGGAAGGGTAATGTTGTCATTCACACCAACGATGGAGGCGGGACAGTCAACGGTACTGTTAGGTTTGTCACCACCAACAGCAGCGGGACTAACGCCACATGGATTGTAGACAACACAAAGATTACTGCCCCCGACAACAGCACAGTTCTAACAACGAAGACACAGGACAGATTAGGAAGGTTCTACACTTCTAATGAATTTGTCAGCAGTGTATCTACGAATGAATGGGTTCAGTATGCGTCTGGCACTGGCGTAAGCATCTCGCAAAGCAACATCACTGGTCTCAATAACGCTGTTGGTACCGTCAGGTTTGTTACTGGTACAACACCTACCGGAAGAGTCGCTATTGCCAACCCTGTACCTATCATCAGGTTTAACCAGGGCACAACAAACCTTAGGGCAATCCTGTCATTGGCAACACTTTCCAACACCACAGAAACCTATGTCATCCGAGTTGGTTATATAGACTCCGTAACAGGAGATTCTACCTATGGTGCTTACTTTAGGTATACCGATGGAGTTAACTCGGGCAAGTGGCAGGCAGTTATAAGGAATAATAGTGTTGAGACTGTTATTGATACCGGAGTCTTAGCCTCAACTGGTGTTCTGAGAAAGTTTGAAATAAACACTACTGCCGCTGGTGTCATCACATTCAAGATAGACAATGCCACGGTAGGAACAAACAGCACAAGCCTTGCAATTACCGCAGGGTCAGAAACAGGTTATGGCGTAGCAGTCACCAAGACTGTTGGTAGTTCATCGGTGTCAGTAACAGATGTTGATTTTATGGATGTTGAATACTTATTTGCATCATCTAGGTAA
- a CDS encoding right-handed parallel beta-helix repeat-containing protein, with translation MTNLDYSKFTKKLYTALTNTSNNGKLLKVNTTTGSPDFIDVPSGGGGGTTSVTGGNFPILNLPATVSAATVTTTLNNLAGQTVIVDKMYTVDGGVTVPADTILLAMYEGCGFKLTGATNSLLFLSGGAVINGLTLDGNRGNLTGTYGFGFALARLISNSTKLVQIIDCTLKNYGAGAIYGKNINGLYAFNNRIDGVYREAIMTQRSQNVWFENNKITNGPATAQFHGKDSEVPTAISKMFRCINNVWDFSNITLDANETILFIETWGGVEDVVIHGNRMLAPNTNNSNTVFGISLDYTKYATVSSNYIDGGDAKILGYGLEAAGSEDCTYTDNTVNGYKGLAISISRSETRNIKVINNLIQNGTSSGWGCQVIDGAQDVLFQGNTFRDFGDYGIRFNGTGSGSQILNNRFYIRSQNFTGVGIFNQGAKRLVVRDNIAGPEFRPGVTAGTGYLNRFYNSDSGTYCTISSNNVSCQVPSTLATGASSVAIMNYGSTGGNVIENNVIQYSGIGIQTETSTTQPGNRIVANRSFGNVTTLVNSQNSNDKKIDYLA, from the coding sequence ATGACAAATCTTGATTATTCCAAATTTACTAAAAAGCTATACACTGCACTAACCAACACAAGCAATAACGGCAAGCTTCTCAAGGTCAACACAACCACTGGAAGTCCTGACTTTATTGATGTTCCAAGCGGAGGGGGTGGAGGGACTACTTCTGTCACAGGAGGTAACTTCCCTATTCTCAACCTTCCTGCCACGGTTTCAGCAGCTACCGTGACAACCACACTAAATAACCTCGCTGGTCAGACTGTCATTGTAGACAAGATGTACACAGTTGATGGTGGCGTTACTGTTCCTGCTGACACCATCCTCCTTGCAATGTATGAGGGATGTGGATTTAAACTCACAGGGGCAACAAACAGCCTGCTATTCCTTAGCGGAGGCGCAGTCATCAACGGTCTAACCTTAGACGGTAACAGGGGTAACCTGACTGGAACATATGGCTTTGGGTTTGCCCTGGCAAGACTCATCAGCAACTCTACGAAACTTGTTCAAATTATTGACTGCACTCTGAAAAACTACGGTGCAGGCGCTATCTACGGTAAGAACATCAACGGCCTGTATGCTTTTAACAACAGAATTGACGGTGTTTACCGTGAAGCAATCATGACTCAGCGTTCTCAAAACGTCTGGTTTGAAAATAACAAGATTACCAATGGCCCTGCCACAGCACAGTTCCACGGTAAGGATTCAGAAGTACCTACCGCTATCTCCAAGATGTTCCGTTGTATCAATAATGTGTGGGATTTTTCCAATATTACTCTAGATGCCAACGAAACAATTCTATTTATTGAGACATGGGGAGGAGTGGAAGACGTTGTCATTCACGGGAACAGGATGCTTGCACCTAATACCAATAACAGCAATACTGTTTTCGGAATCTCTTTGGACTACACTAAATATGCAACTGTCTCCTCAAACTACATTGATGGTGGAGACGCTAAAATCCTCGGATATGGTTTAGAAGCAGCAGGTTCAGAAGATTGTACATATACAGACAATACGGTTAACGGCTATAAAGGTCTAGCAATCTCCATCAGCAGGTCTGAAACCAGAAACATCAAAGTTATCAACAACCTTATTCAGAACGGTACTTCTAGTGGATGGGGGTGTCAGGTCATTGACGGTGCCCAAGACGTACTGTTCCAAGGTAATACGTTCAGAGACTTTGGAGACTATGGCATTAGGTTCAACGGTACTGGGTCTGGTAGCCAGATTCTTAACAACCGCTTCTACATCAGGTCTCAGAACTTCACAGGTGTAGGCATCTTTAACCAAGGCGCTAAACGTCTTGTTGTTAGAGACAACATAGCAGGGCCAGAATTTAGGCCCGGAGTGACTGCCGGAACAGGATACCTGAACCGCTTCTACAACTCCGATTCTGGTACATACTGCACTATCTCTAGCAATAACGTTTCTTGTCAGGTGCCCTCTACGCTTGCTACAGGTGCATCTAGCGTCGCTATCATGAACTATGGCAGTACAGGTGGGAACGTGATTGAAAACAATGTTATTCAGTATAGCGGAATTGGAATCCAGACAGAAACCTCTACAACTCAGCCAGGAAATAGAATTGTTGCGAATAGGTCATTTGGCAACGTGACCACTCTGGTCAACAGTCAGAACAGTAACGACAAGAAAATAGATTACCTCGCATAA
- a CDS encoding recombinase family protein, protein MTGDRYGRREYFCVYTRVSTKGQDDNTSDEQQYRAAREFGESQGWTYLEGAWIHDTHTGAEFKKRKNVNKVIELLEQGKVKYVVWKKVDRAARDQVVLRQFIEEIYDAKGKIAIVDKGMMYPTKRKAIEGTAIDGFFSQWEKNTIAGRFDDGKLEQFIRGSNVYALPFGYVSNPTTKDGKKFKEVLVDESQKDSIVSFLGEFVRTRNQGKAVAYAREQGFKTGTGQPFNHDTLRYLLEKLDIYAGLPQKQWYNKEREHHRVFTYPRIISDDLYKAVKEAAQLKTRSKATVDKPFAELVYCAHCGSAAKVFPWQTRAKKDGTRPLTFVYGCKKYNRVKRADYINTGKHLHTECRRTVVFNFIKEVVTEFLDSAATYASADKYSEELTQIILGTRDLYTNLQALKESRKGVIAEIDKISKRIDKAFDLDDSDTLQATIRRFQDQIEEHQQKLDGINLEIEDKAAQYEKVSAVLSDMGVTVNDSLFGVFDAKEAAFGHFKIGERLEAANLGITRDDVVTLRGNLFIPDVVRRQTDQMKANISALRAEIGAENWKEVNSLMYRLGLRVYVNFNDISTKGGRDKPRAEVKATLEGLGVTGFFETPYGEDSRT, encoded by the coding sequence ATGACCGGAGACAGGTACGGCAGAAGAGAGTATTTCTGCGTCTACACCAGGGTTTCTACCAAGGGTCAGGATGACAACACATCCGATGAACAGCAGTACAGGGCAGCCAGGGAGTTTGGGGAATCCCAGGGATGGACGTACCTTGAGGGGGCTTGGATTCACGACACCCACACAGGGGCAGAGTTCAAGAAGAGGAAAAACGTCAACAAGGTTATTGAACTGCTGGAACAGGGCAAGGTTAAGTATGTGGTCTGGAAGAAGGTAGACCGTGCAGCGAGAGACCAAGTTGTCCTGAGACAGTTTATTGAAGAAATCTATGATGCTAAGGGCAAGATTGCTATTGTAGACAAAGGGATGATGTACCCCACAAAGAGAAAAGCTATTGAAGGGACTGCTATTGATGGTTTCTTTTCTCAGTGGGAAAAGAACACCATTGCAGGTAGGTTTGATGACGGCAAGCTAGAACAGTTCATCAGGGGTTCTAACGTCTATGCCCTCCCCTTTGGATACGTCTCTAACCCCACTACCAAGGATGGAAAGAAGTTCAAAGAAGTCTTAGTTGATGAATCCCAGAAAGACAGCATTGTTTCTTTCTTGGGGGAATTTGTCAGGACTCGGAACCAGGGCAAAGCCGTAGCCTATGCCAGGGAACAGGGATTCAAGACCGGCACTGGTCAGCCTTTCAACCATGACACCCTGAGATACCTGCTTGAGAAGCTGGATATCTACGCAGGACTACCCCAGAAGCAGTGGTACAACAAGGAAAGAGAACATCATAGGGTTTTTACCTATCCTAGAATTATCTCTGATGACCTGTACAAGGCAGTTAAAGAGGCGGCACAACTCAAGACAAGAAGTAAGGCGACAGTAGATAAACCGTTTGCTGAGTTGGTCTACTGCGCCCACTGTGGTAGCGCTGCTAAGGTCTTCCCCTGGCAGACCAGGGCAAAGAAGGACGGCACCAGACCGCTAACCTTTGTGTACGGCTGCAAGAAGTACAACAGGGTTAAGAGGGCTGACTATATTAATACTGGTAAGCATCTCCATACCGAGTGTCGGCGTACTGTTGTATTCAACTTCATCAAGGAAGTTGTGACTGAGTTTTTGGACTCTGCTGCTACGTATGCTTCTGCTGATAAATACTCCGAGGAACTGACCCAGATTATTCTAGGCACCAGAGACCTGTATACCAACCTGCAAGCCCTCAAGGAAAGCAGGAAGGGGGTTATTGCAGAGATTGATAAAATATCCAAGCGCATTGACAAGGCGTTTGACTTGGATGATTCAGACACACTCCAAGCGACTATTAGACGGTTCCAAGACCAGATTGAGGAACATCAGCAGAAGCTAGACGGTATTAACCTAGAAATAGAGGACAAGGCTGCACAGTATGAGAAGGTATCTGCTGTGTTGTCTGACATGGGCGTGACTGTCAATGATTCTCTTTTCGGGGTTTTTGACGCTAAGGAGGCTGCATTTGGTCACTTCAAGATTGGGGAGAGGCTGGAGGCAGCTAACCTGGGAATCACCAGGGACGATGTAGTGACCCTGAGAGGCAACCTCTTCATCCCTGACGTGGTGAGGCGGCAGACTGACCAGATGAAGGCGAACATCTCAGCGCTGAGGGCAGAGATTGGGGCTGAGAACTGGAAGGAGGTCAACTCCCTGATGTACCGCCTAGGGCTGAGGGTGTACGTGAACTTCAATGACATCTCTACCAAGGGTGGTCGGGACAAGCCGAGGGCAGAGGTCAAGGCGACTCTTGAGGGGTTGGGTGTGACAGGGTTCTTTGAAACACCATATGGGGAGGATTCCAGAACGTGA
- a CDS encoding ABC-2 family transporter protein has protein sequence MTELFSGVFGAARFPASAFPVPVRFVLTFVVPVALVTTVPAQALMGTLGLSVALASPLVAAALFVATRLFWRYAVASYTSASS, from the coding sequence GTGACCGAACTGTTCAGCGGCGTGTTCGGCGCGGCCCGCTTTCCGGCGTCGGCGTTCCCGGTGCCGGTGCGCTTCGTGCTGACCTTCGTGGTGCCGGTGGCCCTTGTGACCACCGTGCCCGCCCAGGCGCTGATGGGCACGCTGGGCCTGTCGGTGGCGCTGGCCTCGCCGCTGGTCGCCGCCGCCCTGTTCGTCGCCACGCGGCTGTTCTGGCGCTACGCGGTGGCGAGCTACACCAGCGCGAGCAGCTGA
- a CDS encoding NADH:flavin oxidoreductase/NADH oxidase produces MSEPTPRLFQPLTLKSVTLPNRVVVSPMCMYSARNGYANDFHLVHLGQYALAGVGLIFTEAAAVSPEGRISPEDLGLWDDQQIAPLGRITDFIHAQGGRVGIQLAHAGRKASTYAPWRGKGAVPPERGGWEVIGPDSAPYNASFPIPVAMTTEDIARITGAFVAATRRAEIAGFDTVEVHAAHGYLLHQFLSPLANSRTDEYGGSFENRTRLLLEVVRGVRRAFPQHKPVFVRVSATDWAEGGWDADQTTQLAGLLLREGVDVLDVSSGGLTPEQQITAGPGYQVPFAAQIHAAHPNLGIMAVGMIDTPERAEGILQNGDADLIAIARPHLGDPHWVQAAAAALGASHDVVDAYARGTRTT; encoded by the coding sequence ATGTCCGAGCCCACCCCCCGGCTGTTCCAGCCACTGACCCTGAAATCCGTCACCCTGCCCAACCGTGTGGTCGTGTCACCCATGTGCATGTACTCGGCCAGAAACGGTTATGCCAACGACTTCCATCTGGTTCACCTGGGACAGTACGCGCTGGCCGGCGTGGGCCTGATCTTCACCGAGGCGGCGGCCGTCTCGCCCGAGGGCCGCATCAGCCCCGAGGATCTGGGCCTGTGGGACGATCAGCAGATCGCGCCGCTGGGCCGCATCACGGACTTCATCCACGCCCAGGGCGGCCGGGTGGGGATCCAGCTCGCGCACGCCGGCCGCAAGGCCAGCACCTACGCGCCGTGGCGTGGCAAGGGGGCCGTACCGCCCGAGCGGGGCGGGTGGGAGGTCATCGGCCCGGATTCCGCACCCTACAACGCGTCATTCCCCATCCCGGTCGCCATGACCACCGAGGACATCGCGCGGATCACGGGGGCCTTCGTGGCCGCCACACGCCGCGCCGAGATCGCCGGCTTCGACACCGTAGAGGTGCACGCGGCGCACGGCTACCTGCTGCACCAGTTCCTGTCGCCGCTGGCGAATTCACGTACCGACGAGTACGGCGGCAGTTTCGAGAACCGCACCCGCCTGCTGCTGGAGGTCGTGCGCGGCGTGCGCCGGGCCTTCCCGCAGCACAAGCCCGTCTTCGTACGGGTCAGTGCCACCGACTGGGCCGAGGGCGGATGGGACGCCGACCAGACCACCCAGCTGGCCGGACTGCTCCTGCGCGAGGGTGTGGACGTGCTGGACGTCAGTTCCGGCGGCCTGACCCCGGAGCAGCAGATCACCGCCGGGCCGGGCTATCAGGTGCCGTTTGCCGCCCAGATCCACGCGGCACACCCCAACCTGGGGATCATGGCCGTCGGCATGATCGACACGCCCGAACGCGCCGAGGGCATCCTGCAGAACGGGGACGCCGACCTGATCGCCATCGCCCGGCCGCACCTGGGCGACCCGCACTGGGTACAGGCCGCAGCGGCGGCCCTGGGGGCATCCCATGACGTGGTCGACGCCTACGCCCGGGGCACCCGCACCACCTGA